A region of Fusarium keratoplasticum isolate Fu6.1 chromosome 6, whole genome shotgun sequence DNA encodes the following proteins:
- a CDS encoding Vacuolar protein sorting-associated protein 35, whose translation MATPAPPEDQARLLEDALVAVRQQTSLMRKCLDTPGKLMDALKCCSTLVSELRTSSLGPKQYYELYMAVFDALRYLSVHLRENHPVNHLADLYELVQYAGNIIPRLYLMITVGTAYMAIEDAPVKELMKDMMDMSRGVQHPIRGLFLRYYLSGQARDFLPTTEGDGPEGNLSDSINFVLTNFVEMNKLWVRLQHQGHSREREQRVRERKELQLLVGSNIVRLSQLVDLETYKTSILAPLLEQVVQCRDVLAQEYLLEVITQVFPDEFHLHTLDQFLGAVSRLNPHVNVKSIVIGLMDRLSEYAERDGPDDKSDDRAKVEAEALTRLLERINLQKETPPAAPTESKPSEEAGKSEEAGESSKTEGEAEAEPEGEPAAKASDETPEENAGETSTDDSSTLAESAPSVAETETTAVNGQESITDSVQLYEVFFAQVKNLVDAQHLPVPDIIALLVSLCNLALNIYPDRLDYVDQILAYAATKVRENINNADLHSPPAQQSLLALLQAPIDRYVSIFTALSLPTYVPLFQSQSYPTRRAVAGGVARTLLKDQTKISTTAQLENVLEVLKVLIKEGSQAPQGYPGVAQRRPVETDETMEEQGWLARIVHLLEAEDNDTQFKLLQMTRKAYSEGNERIRTTTPPLMTACMKLARRFKLREHFDDNWETQSNALFKFMHSALSTLYTRVNNAGAAEMALRLFCSAGQTADMAGFEEVAYEFFAQAFTVYEEAVSDSKAQFQAVCVIATALHQTRNFGKENYDTLITKCAQHGSKLLRKPDQCRAVYLASHLWWATPITSNDETEETELYRDGKRVLECLQRALRVADSCMETATSIELFVEILDRYVYYFDQQNESVTTKYLNGLIELIHSNLAGNQQDSASVENSRRHFHQTLENIRSRQYEGIVLYPN comes from the exons ATGGCCACGCCAGCTCCCCCCGAAGACCAGGCCCGTCTGCTTGAGGATGCCCTCGTTGCGGTGCGACAGCAAACGTCGCTGATGCGCAAATGTCTCGACACGCCCGGGAAGCTCATGGATGCCCTCAAGTGCTG CTCGACTCTCGTTTCCGAGCTTCGCACCAGCAGTCTCGGCCCCAAGCAGTACTACGAACTATACATGGCCGTTTTTGACGCTTTGCGCTACTTGTCTGTTCACCTTCGCGAAAACCATCCGGTTAACCATCTCGCCGACCTCTACGAACTTGTTCAATATGCTGGCAATATCATTCCCCGATTGTATCTTATGATCACAGTCGGCACGGCCtacatggccatcgaggatgcgcccgtcaaggagctcatgaAGGACATGATGGACATGAGCCGAGGTGTTCAGCATCCCATTCgcggcctcttcctccggTACTATCTGTCAGGTCAAGCGAGGGACTTCCTGCCGACGACTGAGGGTGACGGCCCTGAGGGTAACCTCAGCGATTCTATCAACTTTGTGCTCACGAATTTCGTCGAGATGAACAAGCTATGGGTCCGACTGCAGCACCAGGGCCACTCGAGAGAGCGCGAGCAGAGGGTTCGGGAACGAAAGGAGCTACAGCTTCTAGTTGGCAGCAACATAGTACGCTTGAGCCAACTtgtcgacctcgagaccTACAAGACCAGCATTCTGGCGCCTCTTCTGGAGCAGGTAGTCCAATGTCGGGACGTTCTCGCCCAGGAATATCTTCTCGAGGTGATTACGCAAGTTTTCCCGGACGAGTTCCACTTACACACCTTGGACCAATTCCTCGGCGCCGTCTCGCGCCTCAACCCTCATGTTAATGTCAAGTCCATCGTCATTGGTCTCATGGACCGGCTATCCGAGTATGCCGAGCGCGACGGCCCAGATGACAAGTCGGATGATAGGGCTAAGGTTGAGGCCGAGGCACTGACAAGGCTGTTGGAAAGGATCAACCTTCAGAAGGAGactcctccagctgctccGACAGAGTCCAAGCCTTCTGAAGAGGCCGGAAAGTCTGAGGAGGCTGGCGAGTCATCCAAGACTGAGGGTGAGGCAGAGGCCGAGCCTGAAGGCGAGCCTGCTGCCAAGGCCTCAGATGAGACCCCTGAAGAGAACGCTGGGGAGACCAGCACCGACGATTCTAGTACGCTCGCCGAGTCAGCACCTTCAGTTGCAGAGACAGAGACCACCGCTGTTAACGGCCAGGAATCCATCACCGACAGCGTGCAGCTTTACGAAGTATTCTTCGCCCAGGTCAAGAACCTGGTCGACGCTCAGCATCTGCCTGTTCCCGACATCATTGCCCTACTTGTATCGCTTTGCAACCTTGCGCTCAACATCTATCCCGACAGGCTAGACTACGTGGATCAGATCCTGGCTTACGCGGCAACCAAGGTGCGGGAGAACATCAACAATGCCGATCTTCACTCGCCCCCGGCTCAACAGAGTCTGCTTGCCCTGCTGCAAGCCCCTATCGATCGATATGTTTCCATCTTTACTGCTTTGTCCCTTCCCACCTATGTTCCTCTGTTTCAGTCGCAATCATACCCCACCCGCCGTGCCGTCGCCGGCGGTGTCGCTCGCACGTTGCTCAAGGACCAGACCAAGATCTCGACCACGGCTCAGCTCGAGAATGTGCTCGAGGTACTAAAGGTGCTTATTAAGGAGGGATCTCAGGCCCCTCAAGGATACCCCGGCGTTGCGCAGCGACGCCCTGTTGAGACAGACGAGACAATGGAGGAGCAAGGATGGCTTGCGCGGATAGTGCATTTgctggaggctgaggatAACGACACCCAgttcaagctcctccagatGACTAGGAAGGCATACTCGGAGGGTAACGAGCGCATCCGCACGACTACGCCACCCCTCATGACGGCGTGCATGAAGTTGGCAAGAAGATTCAAGCTGCGGGAACACTTTGACGATAACTGGGAGACCCAGAGCAACGCCTTGTTCAAGTTTATGCACTCTGCTCTGAGCACCCTGTACACGCGCGTCAACAACGCTGGGGCTGCTGAGATGGCATTGCGCTTGTTTTGCTCGGCTGGTCAGACAGCAGACATGGCTGGCTTCGAAGAGGTGGCTTACGAGTTCTTTGCCCAAGCCTTTACAGTGTACGAAGAGGCTGTCTCGGACTCAAAGGCGCAGTTCCAGGCGGTCTGTGTAATTGCTACTGCCCTTCACCAGACCCGAAACTTTGGCAAAGAAAACTACGACACACTCATCACCAAGTGTGCCCAGCACGGAAGCAAGCTTCTCCGCAAGCCTGATCAGTGCCGAGCCGTGTACTTGGCGAGTCATCTGTGGTGGGCGACTCCCATCACTTCGAACgacgagacggaggagaccGAG CTTTACCGTGATGGCAAGCGAGTGTTGGAATGCCTCCAGCGGGCCCTCCGAGTGGCCGACTCATGCATGGAGACGGCAACGTCGATCGAACTGTTTGTCGAGATCCTGGATCGTTATGTGTATTACTTCGACCAGCAAAATGAATCG GTGACAACTAAGTATCTCAATGGACTCATCGAGCTTATCCACTCCAACCTGGCGGGCAACCAGCAGGACTCGGCTTCAGTCGAGAACAGCCGGAGACACTTCCACCAGACCTTGGAGAATATCCGCAGCCGACAGTACGAGGGCATTGTGCTGTACCCCAACTAG